The genomic stretch AGCGGAGAGACCGCGTTCCGTGCCATGGAGCGCCGGGCCATCCAAGAGGTCGCGGCGGGTCCCGACGCGGTCGTGTCCTGCGGCGGCGGTGCCGTGTTGGATCTGTGGAACCGGCGGACGATGAAGGATGCCGGGACCGTGGTGTACCTGCAGGTCGGCTCGGACGAGGCGCTGGACCGCATCGGCGACTACGCGTCCCGGCCACTGTTGCGTGAAGCCGAGGACCCCCGCGCCGCCGCCGCTGCGCTGCTCGCGGAGCGCGAGCCGGTCTACGCGTCGGCGGCGGACGTCACGGTCGACACGCGGCACCAGTCGCCGGACGGCGTGACCGCGGCCGTGCTCGCCGCGCTCGCCATGCACGCAGGGGCGGGGGTGCGTCCGTGAACGGCGCCGTCGAGCGC from Actinomycetota bacterium encodes the following:
- a CDS encoding shikimate kinase; the protein is MSHVFLIGFMGSGKSTVGRLVAERLGLPFVDIDETIERTTRRTISQLFADSGETAFRAMERRAIQEVAAGPDAVVSCGGGAVLDLWNRRTMKDAGTVVYLQVGSDEALDRIGDYASRPLLREAEDPRAAAAALLAEREPVYASAADVTVDTRHQSPDGVTAAVLAALAMHAGAGVRP